In Blautia sp. SC05B48, a single genomic region encodes these proteins:
- a CDS encoding HPr family phosphocarrier protein — protein MIKKPITINLSTGLEARPVAQLVQVASQFNSEIYVEIGKKRVNAKSIMGMMTLGLDAGEEITLSANGDDENAAMESIEQYLSNQ, from the coding sequence ATGATTAAAAAACCAATCACTATCAACTTATCCACTGGACTGGAGGCAAGACCTGTAGCACAGCTTGTTCAGGTGGCAAGCCAGTTTAACAGTGAAATTTATGTTGAGATTGGCAAAAAAAGAGTCAATGCAAAGAGTATTATGGGAATGATGACCCTGGGACTTGACGCTGGAGAAGAGATTACACTGTCTGCCAATGGTGATGATGAGAATGCAGCGATGGAGAGCATTGAACAGTATTTAAGCAACCAGTAA
- the rpsJ gene encoding 30S ribosomal protein S10, translating to MANQVMRITLKAYDHQLVDASAAKIIETVKKNGAMVSGPVPLPTKKEVVTILRAVHKYKDSREQFEQRTHKRLIDILTPTQKTVDALSRLEMPAGVHIDIKMKNR from the coding sequence ATGGCAAATCAGGTAATGAGAATCACATTAAAGGCATATGATCATCAGCTCGTTGATGCATCTGCAGCAAAGATCATCGAGACAGTAAAGAAGAACGGAGCAATGGTAAGTGGACCGGTTCCGCTTCCTACTAAGAAAGAGGTTGTTACAATCTTAAGAGCTGTTCACAAATACAAAGATTCCAGAGAGCAGTTTGAGCAGAGAACACATAAGAGACTTATCGATATCCTGACACCAACTCAGAAAACAGTAGATGCACTTTCCAGACTGGAAATGCCGGCTGGTGTTCACATCGATATCAAGATGAAAAACCGCTAA
- the rplC gene encoding 50S ribosomal protein L3 — protein MKKAILATKVGMTQIFNEDGMLIPVTVLQAGPCVVTQVKTEENDGYTSVQVGFGEIREKLVNKPEKGHFDKAGVAVKRFVKEFRFDNAGEYEVGQEIKADIFAAGDHIDATAVSKGKGFQGAIKRHGQSRGPMAHGSKYHRHAGSNGACSDPSKVFKGKHMPGHMGHVQVTVQNLEIVRVDTENNLLLVKGAVPGPKKSLVTIKETVKSL, from the coding sequence ATGAAGAAAGCTATTTTAGCTACTAAAGTCGGAATGACTCAGATCTTCAATGAAGATGGAATGTTAATTCCGGTAACTGTTTTACAGGCAGGTCCTTGCGTTGTAACTCAGGTTAAGACTGAGGAGAACGATGGATACACATCAGTTCAGGTTGGTTTCGGCGAGATCAGAGAGAAACTGGTCAACAAACCGGAGAAAGGCCACTTTGACAAAGCTGGTGTAGCTGTAAAGAGATTTGTAAAAGAGTTCAGATTTGACAATGCCGGCGAGTATGAGGTTGGACAGGAGATCAAGGCTGATATCTTTGCAGCAGGAGATCATATCGATGCTACTGCAGTTTCCAAAGGTAAAGGCTTCCAGGGCGCTATCAAGAGACATGGCCAGTCCAGAGGACCTATGGCTCACGGTTCTAAATATCATCGTCATGCAGGTTCAAACGGCGCTTGCTCCGATCCGAGCAAGGTTTTCAAAGGAAAACATATGCCAGGTCACATGGGACATGTTCAGGTAACTGTTCAGAATCTTGAGATCGTACGTGTAGATACAGAAAATAACTTACTGTTAGTTAAGGGTGCTGTTCCAGGACCTAAGAAATCTTTGGTTACAATCAAAGAGACAGTAAAGTCCTTATAA
- the rplD gene encoding 50S ribosomal protein L4: MANVTVYNMEGNEVGTMELNDAVFGVEINEHLVHLAVVRQLANNRQGTQKAKTRSEVRGGGRKPWRQKGTGHARQGSIRAPQWTGGGVVFAPVPRDYEVKMNKKERRAALKSALTSKVQDNKLVVVDSLALAEVKTKEMQKVLTNLKAEKALVITADNDQNVVLSARNIADVETATPATINTYDVMKHNTVVVTKDAVASIEEVYA, translated from the coding sequence ATGGCTAATGTAACTGTTTATAATATGGAAGGCAATGAAGTTGGCACAATGGAGCTGAATGACGCAGTATTCGGCGTTGAGATCAACGAGCATCTCGTTCATCTTGCAGTTGTTCGTCAGCTTGCAAATAACCGTCAGGGAACTCAGAAAGCGAAAACTCGTTCTGAGGTAAGAGGCGGCGGAAGAAAACCGTGGAGACAGAAAGGAACAGGTCATGCAAGACAGGGTTCCATCCGTGCACCACAGTGGACAGGCGGCGGTGTTGTATTCGCTCCGGTTCCGAGAGATTATGAAGTAAAAATGAACAAAAAGGAAAGAAGAGCAGCTCTTAAATCCGCTCTGACATCCAAGGTTCAGGATAATAAACTTGTTGTTGTTGACAGCCTTGCACTTGCTGAGGTTAAGACAAAAGAGATGCAGAAGGTTCTTACAAACCTGAAAGCAGAGAAAGCTCTTGTAATCACAGCTGACAACGATCAGAACGTAGTTCTTTCTGCAAGAAACATCGCTGACGTGGAAACTGCAACACCGGCTACAATCAACACATACGATGTTATGAAACACAACACCGTAGTTGTTACAAAGGATGCCGTTGCATCTATCGAGGAGGTATACGCATAA
- the rplW gene encoding 50S ribosomal protein L23, with the protein MASIQYYDVIIRPVITEKSMADMGEKKYTFLVHPEANKTQIKEAVEKMFEGTKVKSVNTINSDGKKKRRGMVVGKTAKTKKAIVALTEESKDIEIFEGL; encoded by the coding sequence ATGGCAAGTATTCAGTACTATGACGTAATCATCCGTCCGGTTATCACAGAGAAATCCATGGCAGACATGGGTGAGAAGAAATATACATTCCTTGTACATCCGGAAGCTAACAAGACTCAGATCAAAGAGGCTGTTGAGAAGATGTTCGAGGGAACAAAAGTTAAGAGCGTAAACACCATCAACAGTGATGGGAAGAAAAAACGCCGTGGAATGGTAGTTGGAAAAACTGCTAAGACTAAAAAAGCTATCGTAGCTCTTACAGAAGAGAGCAAAGATATCGAGATCTTCGAAGGACTTTAA
- the rplB gene encoding 50S ribosomal protein L2: MGIKSYNPYTPSRRHMTGSDFSEITAAKPEKSLVTSLKKNAGRNNQGKITVRHQGGGSRRKYRIIDFKRRKDGIPATVKTIEYDPNRTANIALICYADGEKAYILAPEGLKVGQKVYNGPEAEVRVGNCLPLELIPVGTMVHNIELHPGKGGQMVRSAGNGAQLMAKEGKYATLRLPSGEMRMVPIVCRATVGVIGNGDHNLINIGKAGRKRNMGIRPTVRGSVMNPNDHPHGGGEGKTGIGRPGPCTPWGKPALGLKTRKKNKQSNKYIVRRRDGKALSK; the protein is encoded by the coding sequence ATGGGAATCAAAAGCTATAACCCATATACACCGTCAAGAAGACATATGACTGGTTCCGACTTCTCTGAGATTACAGCTGCAAAACCAGAGAAATCCCTCGTTACTTCCCTTAAGAAGAACGCTGGACGTAACAATCAGGGTAAGATCACTGTAAGACATCAGGGTGGCGGAAGCAGAAGAAAATACAGAATCATCGACTTCAAGAGAAGAAAAGATGGAATCCCTGCAACAGTTAAAACAATCGAGTACGATCCGAACAGAACAGCTAACATCGCTCTGATCTGCTACGCAGATGGCGAGAAAGCTTACATCCTCGCTCCAGAGGGACTTAAAGTAGGCCAGAAGGTTTACAATGGTCCGGAAGCTGAGGTTCGTGTTGGAAACTGCCTCCCACTGGAACTTATCCCGGTTGGTACTATGGTTCACAACATTGAGCTTCATCCTGGAAAAGGCGGACAGATGGTTCGTTCTGCAGGAAACGGCGCACAGCTCATGGCTAAAGAAGGAAAGTACGCAACACTTCGTCTTCCTTCCGGTGAGATGAGAATGGTTCCGATCGTATGCCGCGCAACTGTTGGTGTAATCGGAAACGGAGATCACAACCTTATTAACATCGGTAAAGCCGGACGTAAACGTAACATGGGTATCAGACCTACAGTTCGTGGTTCCGTAATGAACCCGAATGACCATCCACATGGTGGTGGTGAAGGTAAGACCGGTATCGGACGCCCAGGTCCTTGTACACCGTGGGGCAAACCTGCTCTCGGCCTGAAGACCAGAAAGAAAAACAAACAGTCCAACAAGTACATCGTAAGAAGACGCGATGGAAAAGCATTATCGAAATAA
- the rpsS gene encoding 30S ribosomal protein S19, producing MSRSLKKGPFADQSLLKKVDALNAANDKSVIKTWSRRSTIFPSFVGHTIAVHDGRKHVPVYITEDMVGHKLGEFVATRTYRGHGKDEKKSGVR from the coding sequence ATGTCTCGTTCACTGAAAAAAGGACCTTTTGCAGACCAGAGCTTACTTAAAAAAGTAGACGCTCTTAATGCTGCAAATGATAAATCCGTAATCAAAACTTGGTCTCGCCGTTCCACAATCTTCCCGTCTTTCGTAGGACACACAATCGCTGTTCATGACGGAAGAAAACATGTGCCGGTATATATCACAGAGGATATGGTAGGACACAAACTTGGTGAGTTCGTTGCAACAAGAACTTACAGAGGACACGGAAAAGACGAGAAGAAGTCCGGAGTACGCTAG
- the rplV gene encoding 50S ribosomal protein L22, producing the protein MAKGHRSQIKRARNENNRETRPSAKLSYARISVQKACYVLDAIRGKDVQTALGILTYNPRYASSVIKKLLESAVANAENNNGMNADNLYVAACYADKGPTMKRIQPRAQGRAYRIEKRTSHITVVLDER; encoded by the coding sequence ATGGCAAAAGGACATAGAAGCCAGATAAAGAGAGCCAGAAATGAGAATAATAGAGAGACAAGGCCGTCTGCAAAGTTATCTTATGCAAGAATTTCTGTTCAGAAAGCCTGCTACGTATTAGATGCGATCCGTGGCAAAGATGTACAGACAGCACTTGGTATCCTGACATACAATCCGAGATACGCTTCCAGCGTGATCAAAAAACTGCTTGAGTCAGCAGTAGCAAACGCTGAGAACAACAACGGAATGAACGCAGACAACCTTTATGTTGCAGCATGCTATGCAGATAAGGGACCTACAATGAAGAGAATTCAGCCGAGAGCACAGGGTAGAGCTTACAGAATCGAGAAGAGAACTAGCCATATCACAGTTGTGCTTGATGAAAGGTAA
- the rpsC gene encoding 30S ribosomal protein S3, giving the protein MGQKVNPHGLRVGVIKDWDSRWYAEDKFADYLVEDYNIRTFLKKKLYSAGVSKIEIERASDRVKIIIYTAKPGIVIGKGGAEIEKVKAELQKYTDKKLIVDIKEVKRPDKDAQLVAENIALQLENRISFRRAMKSTMQRTMKAGAKGIKTSVSGRLGGADMARTEFYSEGTIPLQTLRADIDYGFAEADTTYGKVGVKAWIYNGEILPTKGTKEGSDK; this is encoded by the coding sequence ATGGGACAGAAAGTTAATCCGCATGGCCTTAGAGTCGGAGTTATCAAGGATTGGGATTCCAGATGGTATGCAGAAGACAAGTTTGCTGACTACCTGGTAGAAGACTACAACATCAGAACATTCCTTAAAAAGAAATTATACAGCGCAGGTGTTTCCAAGATCGAGATCGAGAGAGCATCTGACAGAGTTAAGATCATCATCTACACAGCAAAACCTGGTATCGTAATCGGTAAGGGCGGCGCAGAGATCGAGAAAGTTAAAGCTGAGCTTCAGAAATACACAGACAAGAAGCTTATCGTTGACATCAAAGAAGTTAAGAGACCGGACAAAGATGCACAGCTGGTTGCTGAGAACATTGCTCTTCAGCTTGAGAACCGTATTTCTTTCAGACGTGCTATGAAGTCCACAATGCAGAGAACAATGAAGGCTGGCGCTAAGGGAATCAAGACTTCCGTATCTGGACGTCTCGGCGGAGCTGATATGGCTCGTACAGAGTTCTACAGCGAGGGAACAATCCCGCTTCAGACACTTCGTGCAGATATCGATTATGGCTTTGCGGAAGCAGACACCACATACGGTAAAGTTGGTGTTAAGGCATGGATCTACAATGGTGAGATTCTTCCGACAAAAGGAACTAAGGAAGGGAGCGATAAATAA
- the rplP gene encoding 50S ribosomal protein L16, with product MLMPKRVKRRKQFRGSMRGKALRGNVINYGDFGLVATEPCWIRSNQIEAARVAMTRYIKRGGKVWIKIFPDKPVTAKPAETRMGSGKGALEYWVAVVKPGRVMFEIAGVSEEVAREALRLAMHKLPCKCKIVSRADLEGGDNSEN from the coding sequence ATGTTAATGCCAAAAAGAGTAAAACGTCGTAAACAATTCCGTGGCTCCATGAGAGGAAAAGCCCTTAGAGGTAATGTTATCAACTATGGTGATTTCGGTCTTGTTGCTACTGAGCCATGCTGGATCAGATCTAATCAGATCGAGGCAGCCCGTGTTGCTATGACCCGTTACATCAAACGTGGCGGTAAAGTTTGGATTAAGATTTTCCCGGATAAACCGGTAACAGCTAAACCAGCTGAGACTCGAATGGGTTCCGGAAAAGGCGCTCTGGAGTACTGGGTAGCAGTAGTAAAACCAGGTCGTGTTATGTTTGAGATTGCAGGCGTGTCCGAAGAGGTTGCCCGTGAAGCATTACGTCTTGCAATGCACAAGTTACCATGTAAATGTAAAATCGTTTCTCGTGCAGACTTAGAAGGCGGTGATAACAGTGAAAATTAA
- the rpmC gene encoding 50S ribosomal protein L29 has translation MKINKFVEDLKAKSVAELNEELVAAKKELFNLRFQNATNQLDNTGRIKEVRKNIARIQTVITEQANASK, from the coding sequence GTGAAAATTAATAAGTTCGTGGAAGATTTAAAAGCAAAGTCAGTTGCAGAACTGAATGAAGAATTAGTAGCTGCTAAAAAAGAGCTTTTCAATCTGAGATTTCAGAATGCAACAAACCAGTTAGACAATACAGGACGAATCAAAGAGGTTCGTAAAAATATTGCCAGAATCCAGACAGTAATCACTGAGCAGGCAAACGCTTCCAAATAG
- the rpsQ gene encoding 30S ribosomal protein S17: MERNLRKTRVGKVVSDKMDKTIVVAIEDHVKHPLYKKIVKRTYKLKAHDENNECNIGDTVKVMETRPLSKDKRWRLVEIVEKAK, translated from the coding sequence GTGGAAAGAAATCTGAGAAAAACCCGCGTGGGTAAGGTTGTCAGCGACAAAATGGATAAGACCATCGTAGTTGCAATTGAAGACCATGTAAAACATCCTCTTTACAAAAAAATCGTGAAGAGAACATATAAATTAAAAGCTCATGATGAGAACAATGAGTGCAACATCGGAGATACCGTTAAGGTAATGGAGACCAGACCGCTGTCCAAGGACAAGAGATGGAGACTGGTTGAGATCGTAGAGAAAGCTAAATAA
- the rplN gene encoding 50S ribosomal protein L14, protein MIQQESRLKVADNTGAKEILCIRVMGGSTRRYANIGDTIVATVKDATPGGVVKKGDVVKAVVVRTKKGARRKDGSYIRFDENAAVIIKDDLTPRGTRIFGPVARELREKKFMKIVSLAPEVL, encoded by the coding sequence ATGATTCAGCAGGAAAGTAGACTGAAAGTTGCCGACAACACTGGTGCAAAAGAAATCCTTTGTATTCGTGTTATGGGCGGCTCTACAAGAAGATATGCAAACATCGGTGACACAATCGTTGCTACGGTTAAAGATGCAACACCAGGCGGCGTTGTTAAAAAAGGTGACGTTGTTAAAGCTGTAGTTGTTAGAACTAAAAAAGGCGCTCGTCGTAAAGACGGATCTTACATCCGTTTCGATGAAAATGCTGCCGTAATTATCAAGGATGACTTAACTCCGAGAGGAACACGTATCTTTGGACCAGTTGCCAGAGAGCTTCGTGAGAAGAAATTCATGAAGATCGTTTCCTTAGCTCCGGAAGTATTATAG
- the rplX gene encoding 50S ribosomal protein L24 yields MSAMKIKKGDTVKVIAGKDKGKDGKVLAVNVKDNTVVVENVNMVTKHAKPSAANQNGGIVTKEAPLHISNVMLVVDGKATRVGFKMDGDKKVRVAKATGKTID; encoded by the coding sequence ATGTCAGCTATGAAAATTAAAAAAGGTGATACTGTAAAGGTAATCGCTGGAAAAGATAAAGGTAAGGACGGAAAGGTTCTTGCAGTTAACGTAAAAGACAACACAGTAGTTGTTGAGAACGTAAACATGGTTACAAAGCACGCTAAACCGTCCGCAGCTAATCAGAACGGTGGAATCGTGACAAAAGAAGCTCCGCTTCATATTTCCAACGTAATGCTCGTTGTAGACGGAAAAGCTACAAGAGTTGGATTCAAGATGGACGGAGACAAAAAAGTTCGTGTTGCCAAAGCAACAGGAAAGACAATCGATTAA
- the rplE gene encoding 50S ribosomal protein L5: MSRLKDLYKNEIMDAMTKKFGYKNVMEVPKLEKIVVNMGVGEAKENAKLLDAAIADMELVTGQKAIATKAKKSVANFKIREGMPIGCKVTLRGEKMYEFADRLINLALPRVRDFRGVNPNAFDGRGNYALGIKEQLIFPEVEYDKVDKVRGMDVIFVTTAKTDEEARELLTLFNMPFAK, translated from the coding sequence GTGAGTAGATTAAAAGATCTTTACAAGAACGAGATCATGGATGCCATGACCAAGAAATTCGGATACAAAAACGTAATGGAAGTGCCAAAACTCGAGAAAATCGTTGTTAACATGGGTGTTGGCGAGGCAAAAGAGAACGCTAAACTTCTTGACGCTGCAATCGCAGATATGGAACTTGTTACAGGACAGAAAGCAATCGCTACAAAAGCTAAAAAATCTGTTGCTAACTTCAAAATCAGAGAGGGTATGCCGATCGGATGTAAAGTTACTCTGAGAGGCGAGAAGATGTATGAGTTCGCTGATCGTCTTATCAACCTTGCTCTTCCACGTGTACGTGACTTCCGTGGTGTTAACCCGAACGCATTCGACGGCAGAGGAAACTATGCTCTTGGTATCAAAGAGCAGCTGATCTTCCCAGAGGTTGAGTACGATAAGGTTGATAAAGTAAGAGGAATGGACGTTATCTTCGTTACAACTGCTAAAACAGATGAAGAGGCACGCGAATTACTGACATTATTCAACATGCCATTTGCT